Proteins encoded by one window of Passer domesticus isolate bPasDom1 chromosome 10, bPasDom1.hap1, whole genome shotgun sequence:
- the MARCO gene encoding macrophage receptor MARCO, producing the protein MKITDKCGEEGNSSDMNSFSVSEKIGFASPAITTFQISEPRSQKKASTCCTRAALSIYLLLLTAGQALLMYKVFKMQREILKLQEQNASYTEEILQSYSANNLALSRSSAWKDFLMAQEENWRRSLEEEITIIKSNNANLMMRMNNITVVAGPPGRKGDPGLPGLRGPPGTKGDQGVHGPQGEKGSKGAPGPAGPSGGPGVKGQKGEMGLAGSQGQKGDMGEKGDPGLPGPIGPKGEQGIPGVPGSQGSPGTPGPPGPKGEAGATGQLGPPGSPGPEGRPGQKGDKGDQGPKGSPGAQGIAGLKGVQGVQGIAGPPGQKGAKGDQGPTGTPGAAGQKGAKGDYGTKGVKGEPGLKGAKGETGFSGSPGLKGSKGEKGEVGPGNYVRIVGGDRRGRVEIFNRGSWGTICDDGWSSREAGVVCRMLGFSRAVTHFTASPGTGQIWLDDVNCTGSELSITDCNKRGWGDHNCSHSEDVGVECA; encoded by the exons ATGAAAATTACAGATAAATGCGGGGAAGAAGGAAATTCGAGTGATATGAACTCTTTCAGTGTTTCAGAAAAGATTGGGTTTGCCTCACCTGCTATCACAACCTTTCAGATAAGTG AGCCTCGGAGCCAGAAAAAGGCGTCCACATGCTGCACTCGGGCAGCCCTCAGCATctacctgctgctgctgacggCCGGCCAGGCGCTGCTGATGTACAAAG TATTTAAGATGCAGAGAGAGATATTGAAACTTCAAGAGCAAAATGCCTCCTATACAGAAGAGATTCTGCAGAGCTACTCTGCCAACAATCTGGCCTTGTCGAGAAGCTCTGCTTGGAAGGACTTTCTCATGGCACAAGAAGAAAACTGGAGGAGAAGCTTAGAAGAGGAAATCACCATAATTAAAAGCAACAATGCAAACCTGATGATGAGGATGAACAACATCACCGTGGTTGCAG ggCCTCCTGGACGCAAAGGAGATCCTGGTCTACCAG GGTTACGGGGACCACCAGGGACAAAGGGAGACCAAG GAGTACATGGACCCCAGGGGGAGAAGGGGAGCAAAGgagctcctggtcctgctggcccaAGTGGTGGTCCAGGAGTGAAAGGACAAAAAGGAGAGATGGGGCTTGCAG GTTCCCAAGGACAGAAAGGTGACATGGGTGAGAAGGGAGACCCCGGGCTCCCGGGACCCATAGGTCCTAAGGGAGAGCAGGGAATCCCAGGAGTGCCAGGTTCCCAGG GGAGCCCGGGGACACCTGGACCTCCTGGGCCGAAAGGAGAGGCAG GTGCAACTGGACAGCTTGGACCTCCTGGAAGTCCCGGCCCTGAAGGCAGACCTGGTCAGAAAGGGGACAAGGGGGACCAGGGCCCCAAAGGTAGCCCAG gagCACAAGGCATTGCTGGACTCAAAGGTGTACAGGGAGTACAAGGAATTGCAG GACCTCCAGGGCAAAAGGGAGCAAAGGGAGACCAGGGCCCAACAG GAACCCCAGGTGCAGCTGGTCAAAAAGGAGCCAAGGGGGATTATGGCACGAAGGGTGTGAAAGGAGAACCAGGACTAAAAGGAGCCAAAGGAGAGACTGGATTTTCTG GTTCCCCAGGACTGAAAGGGAGCAAAGGTGAAAAAGGAGAAG TGGGCCCTGGTAACTATGTACGAATCGTGGGAGGAGACAGGAGGGGCCGTGTGGAAATCTTCAACAGAGGCTCCTGGGGAACAATCTGTGACGATGGCTGGTCCAGCCGAGAGGCCGGCGTCGTCTGCCGAATGCTGGGCTTCAGCCGAGCCGTCACCCACTTCACAGCCTCACCAG GTACTGGACAAATTTGGCTTGATGATGTGAATTGCACAGGGAGTGAACTTTCAATTACGGACTGCAACAAGCGCGGCTGGGGTGACCACAACTGCAGCCACAGCGAGGATGTTGGGGTGGAGTGTGCTTGA